The Microscilla marina ATCC 23134 nucleotide sequence GCTGGTTTTGATCAGGTCAAACATAAAACCAATGGGCAAAGCAGCATCTTTGGCTGGCGAGTCTTTGGTGAGGTTAAAGTCTCCGATGTTTTCTTTGACAAACTCAGGGTCTTGGTTTAATAAATTATTGTTGCCTTCAAATACTTCGAGGTCAGTCTTTACAATGTTGTAGCGTGCTGTAAGTTTAATATTACCCAAAGGTTCTATAAGTGCTACTTCATTGGTTTTGTTGCCCCATAAAATATTATTGGTCAACTCTACCGTAAAAGGGTTGGCTGCTTCATTGCTAAATAAAATAGAGGGCGTTTCTCTGATAAACTCAAACTCATAATTGGCAAGTGTACAATGCTTTAATGTATAGCTCCCTCCATTGGTTACCCCAAGCGTGTTGCCTATACAATTGGTGATCAGACTGTTTTCGAGCAAAACATCAGCATTGTTGGCATTGATACCATGCTCAAACATATTTTTAATAGTGGTGTTTTTTACTATCAAGTCGGGTGCTGTGTCGGCATCGTTGCCAGTTATGGCAATGCCTGTATAGGCGTTTTTTATGAGTGCATAGCTTATATCGACCCCAGCTCCTGCTTCCATGACTATACCCCGCCACTGACCCAATTGTTCTTCAAACTCTATCTCACGCCTAATGCCAGTAAAAGTAACAATACTTCCAGTATCCCCTTTGACTATCAAGTTGCCTTTTACGCGAATGAAGGCATTTTTGTCGAGCCCGTAAACACGGGTACTGTCTCCTATAGTCAAAATAGCCCCGGCGGCTACCGTTACCGAGTCTTGAATGATGTAAGGTTTTGTTTTGTCCCAGGTTTCGTTGCCAGTAATCGTGTAATTTTGTAATACATGGGCATTTTCGCTCCAGGCAATCAGTTTTACCTGTTGTTGCTGTTGATTGGTGGTAAACAGCAATGAGTCAAAGGCGATGACTACTCCTGTTTGACTGTTGGCAGGCACATTTATTTCTACCAATACCAACAAGCTATCTTTGCCCAACAATTCTACATCAGTAAATACAGTGCCTTTTTCACCTTTAATACTCACACTGTAAGGAGAGTTGGCCTTGCCACCTATTTCTATACGATTGATACGTATGGCGTTTTTGTCAGGGTTATACACCCGCAAACGTTGGGTAATGCTACGGGTATTGGTAAAGAGGGTATCAAACACAATGGCTTTATCAGAAAAACCTAAAGTAACAGAATTATTGGTAAAGATCTCTTCCTGTGGGGCACAGGCAACCAATTGAGCAAAGGTGAGCAATAACAAGCTCCATACAAATAGTTTTTTCATCAGAGTAAATCTGGTTAACGTGGTGCAAATATAGCATTTCTTATACTCAAGTATCCAGCAAGGGAGGTTTTATTGGTGGTTGTAGGGCAAGCCCCAACTCAATAAGTTGGGGCTTGGGGTGTTAGCTTTGCGTAATATCTCGCAACATTTTGGCATCGTTGAGCAAGTGGCTTAGTTCTATCAGTTTGAGCTCTAGACTTTCTACCATATCCACCACATCCCGCTTTTGGGCTTGCTCTATAAGTGCCTCGGCATTGAGGGCAAACGCCTCGATACGGCAACGAATGCCTTGCTCGAACAATGATACATTTGCCTTAGGAGAGCTTGACTCGTTTTGGGCAACCAAATTTAATTCCGTAAATTGCATACTGTTATACTGTATATGTTTAACAAAAGCCCTTGAGGTAGACTTCCAAATCTTTGACCTCTTGGGCTATCTTTTAACCCTTAAAAGACAATGTAAATATAACTAAAAAATCGATTTTTTGCAAAAAAATAAGGTGTAAAATACTGTAAATCAGATAGTTGATTTTCATAAACATTTACTCTTCAAGCAAAAAAATGTAGCCCCTCCTCCAGAAAGAACTACACCCATTATTCAGCTATAAATAACATTTTGATTGCTGACCTTTTGCAGGTCAAAAAAGCTTTTTGTAATTGGTTATTAGCAAACAGTGTGAGGCTAATTACGACTTATTTAAACTTTCCCATTACCTCGTCAAAGGCAATAACAAAAGCGTCGTGCAAACCTTTCATTGCTAAATGTTTTTCTTTCATTTTATGATGCTTCACACGCAATGCATGGTGGGCTTTATGAAACTCAACATCTGTCATTTGTTTGTTGCCATGTTTGGCTGTTACATCTTCATGCTGTTTGATCAAAGTAGCATGTTCCTGAATAAGTTTGGCGTGGTCATCTAATAGTTTTTTGTGATCCTTAGCATCGCTTTCGTAGTCTTTTTCACGTTTACCGTTGTGAGCAGCTTCATACTTTTTGTCCATATCGGCAAACTCTTTTTCTAACGAGGCATGCTCTTTTTCCATAAAAGCGTGCTCTTTCATCATGATGTCATGCTCTTTTTTCAAGTGCTCCGTCAGCTCAGCACTATTACCTGATTTTTTAGTGTCTTCTTTAATTTTTTCTGTGCTTTTTCCGCCTCCACAGGCAAACATAAAACTAAGCACAAATACTACCATTAGGTTGGTTAATATATTCTTCATTGTTTAATAGTTTGTTACAATAATGTAGTTGTGAGTTTTTAACTCTAACGCAGGCCTGAAGTATTGCAAGAATACCTGTACTGCTTTGAGCAAAAATACCTTTTGGGGTATAACAAAGCAAACCTTCAGTGCATAAACCCTCATAATATTTTTTAGAAGAGCAATTTCTGCAAACAAAAAACTGCCTGAAACGAAAAAGTTGATGAATATGTTTAAAAAATTATAAAATTTGCATTAACTTGACGTTATCAATAGGCAATTAACTTCTCTCTTTTTTCAACATTTCACTATAACTTATTGAAACCCTAATGTTTGGAATAAGGGAAGAGGTATGTCTAAAAGGGGCA carries:
- a CDS encoding right-handed parallel beta-helix repeat-containing protein, with the translated sequence MKKLFVWSLLLLTFAQLVACAPQEEIFTNNSVTLGFSDKAIVFDTLFTNTRSITQRLRVYNPDKNAIRINRIEIGGKANSPYSVSIKGEKGTVFTDVELLGKDSLLVLVEINVPANSQTGVVIAFDSLLFTTNQQQQQVKLIAWSENAHVLQNYTITGNETWDKTKPYIIQDSVTVAAGAILTIGDSTRVYGLDKNAFIRVKGNLIVKGDTGSIVTFTGIRREIEFEEQLGQWRGIVMEAGAGVDISYALIKNAYTGIAITGNDADTAPDLIVKNTTIKNMFEHGINANNADVLLENSLITNCIGNTLGVTNGGSYTLKHCTLANYEFEFIRETPSILFSNEAANPFTVELTNNILWGNKTNEVALIEPLGNIKLTARYNIVKTDLEVFEGNNNLLNQDPEFVKENIGDFNLTKDSPAKDAALPIGFMFDLIKTSRDAVPDIGALEFVEK